A window of Spirochaetota bacterium genomic DNA:
TACTTTCAGTTTCATAGCTTGTCCCTCATTTTCCTATCATAATATACTGTAACTATTCTAACAGGGTCAACTTTTTTATTTACAATAATTCTAAGAACACGTCCTCCAAATTTTGGTATTTTTGCAAGTAAATGTTCTAACTCGGGGTCATTTTCATCAGGAATCGATAATTGAGGATTTTGAAGGACACTTTCCATAAATTCAATGGGAATTTCACGTTCTTGTAAGACATGTTGAGCATGCTTTGTTAATTGATATTTCATTCGATTATTTACTTTTAAATTAAACTATGGGATATTTAATTGATAAATATTTTGCTACATGGACAAACAGCTTTTCTTGTATCTGGGTAACTAATTACCCTCAATATAGAGAAAATTGAAATAATAAAGAATACTACCATAGGATTACTGCATTATAGTTTTCACAAGCTATATTCATCGGTTTATTTCAAGACATTTTATTTACGTTTGTCCTTAACGTTGAAGGGTTTGCTACCCATTTGCGAAATTTTATTTTTTGGAAAATTTTACACTGTCATCCTTTTTTTTGTTCTAACTAATATATTCAGCTTATTTTCATATTCTTTTTGATTCACCTATGTGTAATCATTATGGGTTACAACTCACAAGTTGCTATTGAATTGACACTTTCTGCACAGATTTATATTGAAGTGGGTGAGTTGTTACGTTTCTTGAGTAATAATAGTTTGTTCATATTGTATTTTATTCAAAGAAAAATCCCAGCCAGCAATTTCTTATAACGGTTGGCAATATGCGGAGGCCGGGATTTCGAAGCTCCAACTTATCAAACCGTTACAATTTTGAGTAAATGTACAAAAGTTTAAATTACCCACATCCCCCGGCTTACGTATATTGCGTGTTAGCCACAGTTATTTATTGTCAATCAGCGTTCTAATCTCCTTGAATAATTTTTCAGTTTCAGATTTATCCTTAAAATTCACGATAATCTTGTCTTTATTATTCTTAGTCATAATCACGTACGGCGACTTATTTGAACTAATCAGTAATCGGGTTTTACCAAATTTGTCAAGGTTAAAGAATCCTTTTTTGACATCTCCAGAGCTAAAACCATTTGTCCGTGTTTTAATGTCAGGTATCAAATCCGAAAGCTCAACATTATCTAATTCGGAAACATTCATCTCAAATCCGTACATGCCTGATAATTTAATCATGTTGTTTGAAATATCAACTTTTGATGGTGAATATCCATATGTAAAAAGTCCAATCACAAACACAGCTACTAATCCAAGAATTATGTATGTTAGTTTAGCTCTTTTTGTTTTATCCTTGTTTTTATCAAATCTCTGTGCATTAATTACCATAATCAACACACCTATTAATGTTACAATTAGAATCATTGAATCTGCAATTACTGCAAATCCTATCCATTTAAACAAGTAGTATCCAGCTATAATTGACAATCCAATTATTATCAGGCTGTTTCGCATATATGTTGATAATCCAACAATATCAACATTTTTCTTTTTGTCATCGGACATTGTATTATATCCTGCTATCAAACTGGGAGTAGATTTAACTAAAAATCCTATGCCAATCATAAAAAGTCCAACGATAATGTTTAATATATCCATGATTTATCTGTTTTGGTTAATTGTGGCTAACGTTCCGCGGCTATGCGAAGTTGCCCGAAGCGTAGCGTAGGGCAATTTGGGAGAGGGCGGTACTCCGCCCGAACCGCATAGCCGCTGTTGTGTGATCGTGCCGAGGTGGACATTGTTCTAAAAACTGTTTCTTTCTTCATCTTTAAAACTCGCCCGTCTTTTCTTCGCCGAAGCACACGGATGTGCGTAGGCGTTTTAATTTATTCTCCTATAAATATTTTCTATAAATTCTTTGATTTCATTATTTGAATCCGTTTTCTTCCACTCTTCTTTTGTCATTTCATTAAAAACTTCAACATTCAAATCATTTTTAAAATTCTTTACCAATCCAATTTCTTTCAGATGCTTTGCAACATCAGTCTCATCTTGAATAGCGATTTTTGTTATATCTAAGTCCGTGCATTTTCTACATATTGCTTGTGGGTGGCAATAATTTTCTATTTCTCTTTTACTTAATTTTTTAAAATCCGCTGTGTCTTCATCACATTTTGCTTTTATTCTTTCGCACCATTTACCTTTTCCGTTTGACTGATCATCGCCGTCAACCATGACGGAATAAAAATTATTGCCTTTTAACTTCTTAAATAAATTAAGATCAGCATAATTTTTTAATGATCCACCACCACCAATAACACAAAGTATCTTGTCATTTTCCAAATCTTTATCGAGCACGGTTTTTGCGTATGTTTTTAGAAAGTGAATATCATCTACACCCTCAACAAAAATCAAATATTTAATCTCTTTTAAAAGATTATAATCAGGTCTTATTCCCAATTCATTTATAATTTGATCAATAATATTTTGTTCTTCTCTTGAATAATGAGATATGCCAAACTCATCTTTTGTAACTAAAATCGAGTTTTTCCCGTCAGTTGCTCCAGCAAAAACCGGCGAATGCGTTGTTAGAAAAAACTGTGAATCTTCCGAAATTCTAATAATGGAGTTTAAAAGATCTTGTTGTGCGGAGGGGTGTAGGTATGTTTCTGGCTCCTCAATAGCAAAAATTTGATTTTTTATGTTTTTCTTGTTTGCTAAATATTCAAAATACGCAACCATCAACAGTCTTTTAAAGCCTGTGCCTTTGTGTGAAATTGGAACATCAAAATTTTGTCCCTCAAATTCCAAATTTAAGTCAAACTTTTTTAGTGATTTGGACCAATCAAAATCCGTTGTTGGGTTAAGTTTTTTAAGCCCAGAAACATTTTTTGTCATGTATTTTCTAATTTCTTCAAACTCAGTCGCCAAGTCTTTTTTAAGACCCTTTTCGATTTCTGCGGTTTTATCTTTTGTTGTTTCAAAATATGCTGAAATAATCGGTTTAAATTGAGATTGAAAATTTGTGGCTTCAATATTCAAATCCTGCTCGGCATCAAAAAGAGAGTATTCAGGTAAACTTATTTCGTAGGTTTTTTCAATATTTTTCAAAAAATCTTCTAGCTCGTGGTAAGCGTCTGCTCTATCATTGCTTGTGAGTGCTGTTTTAATTTGCTCTATTCTGATTATATTTTTCTTGCCTCGCCCTGATTTATTGGGTTCTTCTCCAAGATTAGAGATAATTTGATTCAAATCTTGCTCTTTTTTATTCCAAAGGTTTTGATACTTTTCATCAGTGTAGTCATTTGATAGGTAATATTCAGTAGGTTTTGCTTTACCATTGACGACAACAAAATCTTTTTTGATTGTAATTAGTTTCTTGCTATCTAAGGCAAGATCATCAATTTCAACTGACGGCTCAAAAGATATTTCTATGGAAGTTATGTCGTCATCTTGTTTCCCTTTAAAAACATCTTTTGTATCAAATTTCTTCACATCAAAAAAACACGCTAACGCTCTAAGAATTGCTGATTTTCCAGCATCATTCTTTCCAACAAAAGTATTCAAATTAGAAATTTCTAAATTTTCTAATTTATCTATGCCTCGAAAATTCCGAATTGTAAGATATTTAATTCTCATAATTATATTTCCAATAATTCCCAGTTAGAAAAGTCATCGGGATTAAGCTCTGTTCCTTGTCCCTTGTAGCACATCCAGCGACCGGAAAAATCTTTGGAATTTGTATTTGCCACAATTCCGCCGGAAATGTTTTTGTGCTTTTTTATGTACTCTTGCAATCCATCGCTTTTTTCTCGTGCGTCTTTGATTGTGTTTCCGCTTTTCGTATCAAACAAACCAGTTTTTCCGTCTTTAAATTTCACAATGAAATCAACATAAAAAGGTTTCTGCTCTCCATTCTCAATGTAGGGCACGGCAAAAAATGTAGTGTCTCGGTCGCCATTTTTAAACCACCAATCAATCTGTTCTGATTTTTCAATAAATTTAATAAATGCTTCTTCGGTTTTCCATTTGTTGTCGTAATAAAACGGTTTCATTGCTGATAATTCGGTTTTAAGCTCCGTGAAGTTTCCGCCAAAATTCAACATTTCAGGCAATTCCCAATCTTCTGATTTTTGCAATTCCGCTTCTCGTTTTTGAGTTTCGGCAATGTATTTTTCTTTGGTGCTATCAATGACATTTACAAAATGCTGACTATTTTTCGGGCTTAAAACGATATTGATTATTTCAGCAAAACGATCGGTGTATTCCATACCGAAATGCATTCTAAAGAAATAGTAAATCGCTTCTTTTAACCTGCCGATCGAGCGATCTTCGGGATAAAATGGAGAAAGATTATTTTTAATAAAAAAGTCATAAAGCTTTTGTAAATCAGCTTCATTTTCGGTGTTGATTTTGGCTTCGCCTTTGATTTCTGCATTTGCTAGTTTATCAACTCCTTCTGCTTCATAATCTGAAATTAAAGACAGTTCCAGTTTTTGCCCTTTGGTTTCAATTTTCTTTTCAAGATCGTATTTTTTAGCCTCGTCCAAGAAAATATTGATAAACTTAGGACTTAAACGAGTTTTTTCTCTTTGGCGTAAACGATAAACTGATTCGAGTTTGATCGGTTTGTAATTTTCTATTCTTTGACTGGTATAAATCGTTACATAGCTTCTTGCTATGTCTTCCTTAATTTCAATATCAGCAAGGTTTGTAAACACAAAACCATGATTCAGGATTTCTTGTTTGTAGTGTCCAGCGTCGGGTTCGGGCATGCGCATAATTCGCCCAATTGTTTGGACCGAAAATGTGAGACTTTTCCAATCCCTGAAAAGCACTAACACTTGAGCGCGAGGGCAATCCCAGCCCAAGGCGATTGCTTGTTTGAAAATCAAAACTTCGGTTTCGTGATTGTTTTTTGCAATATTTTCAAGATTTTCCTTTTCTTCTGATAAGTAAATCGCCAATCTTCCGTTTTCTGTCGTCATTCCGTATTTATCTTTCAAAATACGCATAACATCATTTTTAACTTGATCTTCCGCTTGTGTTTTTCGGTCTGGTAATTGAATAAGTAAAAGCGGGTTTATATCAATTCCAGCTTCTTTGTAGGCTTTGGCAATTCCTTCTCGTTTCTTGAGTGCTTCTTCCAATACCATCGCATCTGTTCCGTCAGCCAGATTGGTTTTTAAACTGTCGCCAGATAAAACATTTTTAAAGTTTGGATTCAAGACAACTGATTTTTTGATCATCCCTTCCAGCTTTACTTCTTCCAAAGGAACAGAAACAATCTCATCGGGATTTGAAATGATAGGAGTAGCCGAAACTTCAATTGTCAGTCGTGGAGCAATGTCGGAAATTAAATTTTGTGAAATATCGCTTGTCGCATGGTGGTGGCTTTCATCAATAATTAAAACGATTTCTCGTCCTTCTTCCTTTGTATTCTCAACAATCTTGCCGAGATAAAACTCTTTTTCATTTTCTTTTACAATCGTGTTTTTGTCTTTTTTGTTTATACTTTCCCAGTTCAAAAACAAAATTTCATTTTCGCCAATCTGCTTGTCGGTCAAATCTTCAAAGTCGGAACACTCCAAAGCCCTTGTATCTTCATAATATTTTTCCAGCTTTTCCTTACTTTGCGTGTGTAGTTTTCTTGGAGCAGTCCAAATAAATGAAAGCGGGGTTTTAATTTCTTTGTCGTCAATAAGTTGCTTCAAAAATTCCGCCGTCATTATGGTTTTACCTGATCCAGTCGGAGCTTTGAAAATAACTTTCTTCTCGCCACTTTGAGCCAGCAATTCCTTGCTTCTGGTGAGAAGTTTTTTTATAGCCGTATTTTGATAATCTTTTAGTTGCATAGTTTTTCCAATTATTTAAATATTCTGCGATAAACGCGGAGTATCGCTTCCGGTATTGGTGATAATTTCACTTTTTTCTTCATATCTTCAAACTCCTCGTCAAAAGTATCATCTCCGAGCGAGAAAATATAAAGACTAAATTTGCCGTCAATTTTAGCGATTTCCTTTTTAAAATCATCTATCGCTTGATGATCAAAAACAATTCCAGTATATCGCTTCTTGTTTCGGAAAATCTTGTATTGCTTTGTTGATTTTACTTCTTCAAAAGTATCTTCTTTTACACAAAGCATTTCTGTTGCTTTTTCGGTTAGGGCGATTTTGTTTTTGTCTGTTAGGTCGGCTGGCACAAAGGCAGTTTTATAATATTTTAGATTTGCGGAAACACCGTCAACATCTGCGTAGCCTTCAATAACTTTTTTAACCCTAGGATAAGTAACTGCTTGGCAAATTCCGTGGGATTGTATTTCTTTTTCTGTTAATCCCTTTTCTCTGAGTTCTTTTTCTTCGCCATTTAATTCATTATTAGTGCAAAGAATAAACTTTCTATTTCCCCCATCTTCTTTATTTAAATCTAAAACCGCATGAGCAGTTGTACCTGATCCCGCAAAATAATCTAAAATAATTGAGTTGTTCTTATGAATTGTTGCACTTATACACTCTTTGACTGCAAAAAGAGATTTTGGGAAAGGAAACTTTGTTGAAATTATCTTTGATAAAAGTTGTGTGCCAAAAAGATTTGCATTGTAAAGTTTATTATCCCAAACAGTTTTGTAATTGAATCGTGTTTTTTTTCTTATAACATCGTATATTTTTCTTCTTTTATTGTACTCAATAGTTAGTTCATCTTTTATGCTTTCAACCGATTGTCTCGCAAATACCCACTTTCTTTCGTTTCCGGACGGATCAATAGGATAAATTTCAAGGACTCCATCCTTTCTTAATATATTGGCAGATTCTGGATGAAAATCGTCTTTGCACACTTCACCAAAACCAATTATTTTGTCATTTTTAACATATATTGGATAAAAACAATTTTTTGCAGCAGTTCTTAAATGATCACCAGTTGAAACATCTCGTAATGGTCTCGTGTCAGGATTATCTTCACGATTTTGCAAACCAATTTTTTTAAACCCTTTCGGAAAAATAAAATACGCATATTCATGATTGTAAGAAAAATTTTTTCCTTGAACTCCACCAGGATTATGAATAATAGTAATGCAATGTATTTCAAAGCCATGAAACAATTCTTCAAGTAATACCCCAAGATGTGCTTGTTCATTATCATCAATTGCACAAATTAGAACCCCATCTCTTTTTAATAATTTCTTAGCAAGTTTAAGACGATTATTCATCATAGAAATCCACTTGCTATGACGAAACATATCGTTGTTATCTACATAGTCATTATTATATTTCCAATCTTTTGCTCCCGTGTTGTACGGCGGATCAATATAAATCACATCAATTTTACCCTTGTGCGTGTAATTCAAAACCGAAAGGGCATGATAATTGTCACCCTCAATTAATAAATTTATTGGCTTTTCGGGGTCGGTGATTATCTCTTTACTTTTCACTTCTTCCAAAACCGGTAATTCAGTTTTGCATTGCTCAACAACATTTTCCGGTTTATCTTCCCAAACAAGACCATACTTTTTACGTTTACGAAGTTGTTCAATTTCTTTGATTAAGTCGTTTCTATCCCAATTTGTATAATCTTTTTTAGCCATTAGTATTTCCAATTCATATTTTTTCTTGCGAGCCAAGGATGGCGAGCATTCTTGACGGGCGAGTTTTTATTTCTTCTTTTCATTTTAATCATAACTGTTTTTGTCCACCTCGGCATGTCACACAACATCCGGACAAACGCAATATTGCGTTTACATCACC
This region includes:
- a CDS encoding DUF4258 domain-containing protein; its protein translation is MKYQLTKHAQHVLQEREIPIEFMESVLQNPQLSIPDENDPELEHLLAKIPKFGGRVLRIIVNKKVDPVRIVTVYYDRKMRDKL
- a CDS encoding DUF3784 domain-containing protein, producing the protein MDILNIIVGLFMIGIGFLVKSTPSLIAGYNTMSDDKKKNVDIVGLSTYMRNSLIIIGLSIIAGYYLFKWIGFAVIADSMILIVTLIGVLIMVINAQRFDKNKDKTKRAKLTYIILGLVAVFVIGLFTYGYSPSKVDISNNMIKLSGMYGFEMNVSELDNVELSDLIPDIKTRTNGFSSGDVKKGFFNLDKFGKTRLLISSNKSPYVIMTKNNKDKIIVNFKDKSETEKLFKEIRTLIDNK
- a CDS encoding AAA family ATPase, with product MRIKYLTIRNFRGIDKLENLEISNLNTFVGKNDAGKSAILRALACFFDVKKFDTKDVFKGKQDDDITSIEISFEPSVEIDDLALDSKKLITIKKDFVVVNGKAKPTEYYLSNDYTDEKYQNLWNKKEQDLNQIISNLGEEPNKSGRGKKNIIRIEQIKTALTSNDRADAYHELEDFLKNIEKTYEISLPEYSLFDAEQDLNIEATNFQSQFKPIISAYFETTKDKTAEIEKGLKKDLATEFEEIRKYMTKNVSGLKKLNPTTDFDWSKSLKKFDLNLEFEGQNFDVPISHKGTGFKRLLMVAYFEYLANKKNIKNQIFAIEEPETYLHPSAQQDLLNSIIRISEDSQFFLTTHSPVFAGATDGKNSILVTKDEFGISHYSREEQNIIDQIINELGIRPDYNLLKEIKYLIFVEGVDDIHFLKTYAKTVLDKDLENDKILCVIGGGGSLKNYADLNLFKKLKGNNFYSVMVDGDDQSNGKGKWCERIKAKCDEDTADFKKLSKREIENYCHPQAICRKCTDLDITKIAIQDETDVAKHLKEIGLVKNFKNDLNVEVFNEMTKEEWKKTDSNNEIKEFIENIYRRIN
- a CDS encoding DEAD/DEAH box helicase family protein, coding for MQLKDYQNTAIKKLLTRSKELLAQSGEKKVIFKAPTGSGKTIMTAEFLKQLIDDKEIKTPLSFIWTAPRKLHTQSKEKLEKYYEDTRALECSDFEDLTDKQIGENEILFLNWESINKKDKNTIVKENEKEFYLGKIVENTKEEGREIVLIIDESHHHATSDISQNLISDIAPRLTIEVSATPIISNPDEIVSVPLEEVKLEGMIKKSVVLNPNFKNVLSGDSLKTNLADGTDAMVLEEALKKREGIAKAYKEAGIDINPLLLIQLPDRKTQAEDQVKNDVMRILKDKYGMTTENGRLAIYLSEEKENLENIAKNNHETEVLIFKQAIALGWDCPRAQVLVLFRDWKSLTFSVQTIGRIMRMPEPDAGHYKQEILNHGFVFTNLADIEIKEDIARSYVTIYTSQRIENYKPIKLESVYRLRQREKTRLSPKFINIFLDEAKKYDLEKKIETKGQKLELSLISDYEAEGVDKLANAEIKGEAKINTENEADLQKLYDFFIKNNLSPFYPEDRSIGRLKEAIYYFFRMHFGMEYTDRFAEIINIVLSPKNSQHFVNVIDSTKEKYIAETQKREAELQKSEDWELPEMLNFGGNFTELKTELSAMKPFYYDNKWKTEEAFIKFIEKSEQIDWWFKNGDRDTTFFAVPYIENGEQKPFYVDFIVKFKDGKTGLFDTKSGNTIKDAREKSDGLQEYIKKHKNISGGIVANTNSKDFSGRWMCYKGQGTELNPDDFSNWELLEI
- a CDS encoding site-specific DNA-methyltransferase is translated as MAKKDYTNWDRNDLIKEIEQLRKRKKYGLVWEDKPENVVEQCKTELPVLEEVKSKEIITDPEKPINLLIEGDNYHALSVLNYTHKGKIDVIYIDPPYNTGAKDWKYNNDYVDNNDMFRHSKWISMMNNRLKLAKKLLKRDGVLICAIDDNEQAHLGVLLEELFHGFEIHCITIIHNPGGVQGKNFSYNHEYAYFIFPKGFKKIGLQNREDNPDTRPLRDVSTGDHLRTAAKNCFYPIYVKNDKIIGFGEVCKDDFHPESANILRKDGVLEIYPIDPSGNERKWVFARQSVESIKDELTIEYNKRRKIYDVIRKKTRFNYKTVWDNKLYNANLFGTQLLSKIISTKFPFPKSLFAVKECISATIHKNNSIILDYFAGSGTTAHAVLDLNKEDGGNRKFILCTNNELNGEEKELREKGLTEKEIQSHGICQAVTYPRVKKVIEGYADVDGVSANLKYYKTAFVPADLTDKNKIALTEKATEMLCVKEDTFEEVKSTKQYKIFRNKKRYTGIVFDHQAIDDFKKEIAKIDGKFSLYIFSLGDDTFDEEFEDMKKKVKLSPIPEAILRVYRRIFK